In the Diprion similis isolate iyDipSimi1 chromosome 2, iyDipSimi1.1, whole genome shotgun sequence genome, one interval contains:
- the LOC124416010 gene encoding synaptic vesicle glycoprotein 2B-like isoform X4, whose amino-acid sequence MALIVDQTRYHVVSTAERENESAEAAVDFETAVSATGYGLFNVLLLMASIPAGWTTVFDTSTTAFIMPSAECELDLSLFRKGLLAASTYAGMICIAVVWGFIADHIGRKYLLLFGLISDAICNVFGSAAQSYYVYLSFKFASGIIVGGPYAILMTYIAEFHGECHRSRVLMWTGSLFALGNVAVPALSRAVLPQTWSFSLFNNSLIFDSWRIFLLICALPPFLGFVTMWSFPESPKFLMTKGKSEEALKVFRRMYSMNTGKPEDAYPVKVLRIETVGKPQTPLEPVDRSSRDGLRRSFCPTKFLLPTPYLFPLFIINVIIFASMTGMQVMKSWLPQLIVILNNFDPEESEDSPIVPTICEKLNVQAIETFGTQAALALGNTTVTCISMIVSTAVYTNATIIAASAVTSSFLVGIIVNKVGKKSILLVSLVSGGLCYLGLNFSPSTTIFLILCSAIIALTGISTNAITSMIIEVVPTTLSVLRARDIPVKIFRKTIIAAEC is encoded by the exons ATGGCTCTGATCGTTGACCAGACTCGTTATCACGTGGTATCGACTGCCGAACGCG AAAACGAGAGCGCGGAAGCTGCGGTAGACTTTGAAACTGCGGTATCGGCAACTG gATATGGACTGTTCAACGTGCTTCTCCTGATGGCATCGATTCCGGCAGGGTGGACAACGGTCTTCGACACTTCGACCACCGCATTTATCATGCCATCGGCAGAGTGTGAGCTTGACCTAAGCCTGTTTCGAAAGGGGCTATTGGCCGCCAGTACTTACGCAG GAATGATATGCATCGCTGTTGTGTGGGGCTTTATAGCGGATCATATAGGAAGAAAGTACCTTTTGCTCTTCGGCCTGATATCAGACGCGATATGCAACGTCTTCGGCAGTGCCGCACAGAGTTACTACGTTTACTTGTCGTTCAAATTCGCCAGTGGAATAAT CGTTGGCGGTCCTTATGCTATCCTGATGACGTACATCGCTGAATTTCATGGCGAATGTCATCGGAGCAGAGTTCTTATGTGGACGGGATCCCTGTTCGCCCTGGGAAACGTCGCGGTTCCAG CATTGTCCAGAGCCGTGTTACCCCAAACATGGTCCTTTTCGCTCTTCAACAATTCGCTGATATTTGACTCGTGgagaatatttttgttgatCTGCGCACTGCCGCCGTTTCTGGGATTCGTGACGATGTGGAGCTTTCCGGAGAGTCCAAAATTCCTCATGACGAAGGGGAAATCGGAGGAGGCTCTCAAAGTATTTCGAAGAATGTATTCGATGAACACTGGAAAGCCGGAGGACGCTTATCCG GTGAAAGTTTTGCGAATAGAGACCGTCGGCAAGCCTCAAACGCCGTTAGAACCAGTGGACAGATCATCTCGTGATGGATTGCGGAGAAGTTTTTGTCCCACGAAATTCCTCCTCCCAACACCGTATCTCTTCCCTCTGTTTATCATCAATGTGATTATTTTCGCCAGCATGACTGG GATGCAGGTAATGAAATCGTGGCTGCCCCAGCTAATCGTTATTCTAAACAACTTTGACCCCGAGGAGTCGGAAGACTCTCCCATCGTGCCGACAATATGTGAAAAACTTAACGTTCAAGCCATCGAGACTTTTGGTACTCAGGCGGCTCTTGCTCTTGGCAATACAACCGTGACTTGTATTTCG atGATTGTTTCAACCGCAGTTTATACTAATGCTACTATCATTGCCGCCTCCGCAGTTACAAGCTCCTTCTTAGTTGGGATCATCGTCAACAAGGTCGGAAAGAAAAGCATTTTGT TGGTCTCTCTGGTATCTGGAGGATTGTGCTATCTGGGCTTGAACTTCTCACCATCGACGACAATATTCCTCATACTATGTTCGGCGATTATCGCACTTACGGGGATATCGACGAACGCGATAACCTCGATGATAATCGAAGTTGTCCCCACGACTCTGAG TGTGCTTCGTGCTCGCGACATTCCTGTCAAAATATTCAGGAAAACTATCATAGCAGCAGAGTGCTGA
- the LOC124416223 gene encoding brachyurin-like produces the protein MRWLLAAFSALLFSINEFEALPHQRILGGHDAAPGEFPWVAAIWAEGIFFCGGSLVSPFYVLTAAHCVYRFSNFHVIMGAHELFECSETTRQSRNTTTVIIHEDFVPKSYKNDIALLRLSIPFFPTPWVRTIRLASAPHWKDNKLNLQTATLTGWGLDRDDAPELSTVLQKLDLRLISNEYCATMFSVPNAIGNIQLCANTTKDQSPCRGDSGGALTVVELDGRRTQIGIDSFSTGACSDGFPEVFSKVSIFVPWLRSKMGFLANAL, from the exons ATGCGGTGGCTGTTGGCTGCGTTTTCCGCTCTCTTGTTCTCG ATCAACGAGTTCGAAGCCTTACCCCATCAGCGTATCCTAGGAGGCCACGATGCAGCTCCAGGAGAGTTTCCTTGGGTTGCAGCCATTTGGGCGGAAGGCATTTTCTTCTGCGGTGGATCCTTGGTGTCACCTTTCTACGTCTTGACCGCTGCCCACTGCGTCTATCG GTTCAGCAATTTTCACGTCATCATGGGGGCTCACGAGTTGTTCGAATGTTCTGAGACGACGCGGCAATCTAGAAACACGACAACGGTGATCATCCACGAGGATTTTGTCCCAAAGAGTTACAAGAACGACATCGCTCTGCTGCGTCTGAGTATTCCCTTTTTCCCAACAC CTTGGGTAAGAACAATTCGGCTAGCATCGGCCCCTCACTGGAAGGACAATAAGCTGAACCTTCAAACAGCGACCCTTACCGGATGGGGTTTGGATCGAGATG ACGCTCCAGAACTCTCGACTGTACTTCAGAAATTAGATCTCCGGTTAATTTCGAACGAGTATTGTGCGACGATGTTCTCCGTACCCAACGCCATCGGAAACATTCAACTTTGCGCAAACACGACGAAGGATCAGTCGCCGTGTCGG GGTGACAGCGGCGGTGCTCTTACTGTGGTCGAACTTGACGGACGCAGGACTCAgattggaatcgattcgtttaGTACAGGTGCCTGTTCAGATGGATTTCCGGAAGTATTTTCAAAGGTGTCTATCTTCGTACCTTGGCTTCGTAGTAAAATGGGCTTTTTAGCCAACGCTTTGTAG
- the LOC124416010 gene encoding synaptic vesicle glycoprotein 2B-like isoform X2: MEVNSDSESVPRVPENESAEAAVDFETAVSATGYGLFNVLLLMASIPAGWTTVFDTSTTAFIMPSAECELDLSLFRKGLLAASTYAGMICIAVVWGFIADHIGRKYLLLFGLISDAICNVFGSAAQSYYVYLSFKFASGIIVGGPYAILMTYIAEFHGECHRSRVLMWTGSLFALGNVAVPALSRAVLPQTWSFSLFNNSLIFDSWRIFLLICALPPFLGFVTMWSFPESPKFLMTKGKSEEALKVFRRMYSMNTGKPEDAYPVKVLRIETVGKPQTPLEPVDRSSRDGLRRSFCPTKFLLPTPYLFPLFIINVIIFASMTGMQVMKSWLPQLIVILNNFDPEESEDSPIVPTICEKLNVQAIETFGTQAALALGNTTVTCISMIVSTAVYTNATIIAASAVTSSFLVGIIVNKVGKKSILLVSLVSGGLCYLGLNFSPSTTIFLILCSAIIALTGISTNAITSMIIEVVPTTLRATAVSVTLMTGRFGALTGNLLFPILLNVSCDAPFYYIGGFLMLCFVLATFLSKYSGKLS, from the exons ATGGAAGTTAATAGCGACAGCGAATCTGTGCCTCGAGTACCTG AAAACGAGAGCGCGGAAGCTGCGGTAGACTTTGAAACTGCGGTATCGGCAACTG gATATGGACTGTTCAACGTGCTTCTCCTGATGGCATCGATTCCGGCAGGGTGGACAACGGTCTTCGACACTTCGACCACCGCATTTATCATGCCATCGGCAGAGTGTGAGCTTGACCTAAGCCTGTTTCGAAAGGGGCTATTGGCCGCCAGTACTTACGCAG GAATGATATGCATCGCTGTTGTGTGGGGCTTTATAGCGGATCATATAGGAAGAAAGTACCTTTTGCTCTTCGGCCTGATATCAGACGCGATATGCAACGTCTTCGGCAGTGCCGCACAGAGTTACTACGTTTACTTGTCGTTCAAATTCGCCAGTGGAATAAT CGTTGGCGGTCCTTATGCTATCCTGATGACGTACATCGCTGAATTTCATGGCGAATGTCATCGGAGCAGAGTTCTTATGTGGACGGGATCCCTGTTCGCCCTGGGAAACGTCGCGGTTCCAG CATTGTCCAGAGCCGTGTTACCCCAAACATGGTCCTTTTCGCTCTTCAACAATTCGCTGATATTTGACTCGTGgagaatatttttgttgatCTGCGCACTGCCGCCGTTTCTGGGATTCGTGACGATGTGGAGCTTTCCGGAGAGTCCAAAATTCCTCATGACGAAGGGGAAATCGGAGGAGGCTCTCAAAGTATTTCGAAGAATGTATTCGATGAACACTGGAAAGCCGGAGGACGCTTATCCG GTGAAAGTTTTGCGAATAGAGACCGTCGGCAAGCCTCAAACGCCGTTAGAACCAGTGGACAGATCATCTCGTGATGGATTGCGGAGAAGTTTTTGTCCCACGAAATTCCTCCTCCCAACACCGTATCTCTTCCCTCTGTTTATCATCAATGTGATTATTTTCGCCAGCATGACTGG GATGCAGGTAATGAAATCGTGGCTGCCCCAGCTAATCGTTATTCTAAACAACTTTGACCCCGAGGAGTCGGAAGACTCTCCCATCGTGCCGACAATATGTGAAAAACTTAACGTTCAAGCCATCGAGACTTTTGGTACTCAGGCGGCTCTTGCTCTTGGCAATACAACCGTGACTTGTATTTCG atGATTGTTTCAACCGCAGTTTATACTAATGCTACTATCATTGCCGCCTCCGCAGTTACAAGCTCCTTCTTAGTTGGGATCATCGTCAACAAGGTCGGAAAGAAAAGCATTTTGT TGGTCTCTCTGGTATCTGGAGGATTGTGCTATCTGGGCTTGAACTTCTCACCATCGACGACAATATTCCTCATACTATGTTCGGCGATTATCGCACTTACGGGGATATCGACGAACGCGATAACCTCGATGATAATCGAAGTTGTCCCCACGACTCTGAG AGCTACAGCTGTAAGCGTCACCCTGATGACGGGCAGATTTGGAGCGTTGACGGGAAATTTATTGTTTCCGATACTTCTAAATGTATCCTGCGACGCTCCCTTCTACTACATCGGTGGATTTCTCATGT TGTGCTTCGTGCTCGCGACATTCCTGTCAAAATATTCAGGAAAACTATCATAG
- the LOC124416010 gene encoding synaptic vesicle glycoprotein 2B-like isoform X5: MALIVDQTRYHVVSTAERENESAEAAVDFETAVSATGYGLFNVLLLMASIPAGWTTVFDTSTTAFIMPSAECELDLSLFRKGLLAASTYAGMICIAVVWGFIADHIGRKYLLLFGLISDAICNVFGSAAQSYYVYLSFKFASGIIVGGPYAILMTYIAEFHGECHRSRVLMWTGSLFALGNVAVPALSRAVLPQTWSFSLFNNSLIFDSWRIFLLICALPPFLGFVTMWSFPESPKFLMTKGKSEEALKVFRRMYSMNTGKPEDAYPVKVLRIETVGKPQTPLEPVDRSSRDGLRRSFCPTKFLLPTPYLFPLFIINVIIFASMTGMQVMKSWLPQLIVILNNFDPEESEDSPIVPTICEKLNVQAIETFGTQAALALGNTTVTCISMIVSTAVYTNATIIAASAVTSSFLVGIIVNKVGKKSILLCFVLATFLSKYSGKLS, translated from the exons ATGGCTCTGATCGTTGACCAGACTCGTTATCACGTGGTATCGACTGCCGAACGCG AAAACGAGAGCGCGGAAGCTGCGGTAGACTTTGAAACTGCGGTATCGGCAACTG gATATGGACTGTTCAACGTGCTTCTCCTGATGGCATCGATTCCGGCAGGGTGGACAACGGTCTTCGACACTTCGACCACCGCATTTATCATGCCATCGGCAGAGTGTGAGCTTGACCTAAGCCTGTTTCGAAAGGGGCTATTGGCCGCCAGTACTTACGCAG GAATGATATGCATCGCTGTTGTGTGGGGCTTTATAGCGGATCATATAGGAAGAAAGTACCTTTTGCTCTTCGGCCTGATATCAGACGCGATATGCAACGTCTTCGGCAGTGCCGCACAGAGTTACTACGTTTACTTGTCGTTCAAATTCGCCAGTGGAATAAT CGTTGGCGGTCCTTATGCTATCCTGATGACGTACATCGCTGAATTTCATGGCGAATGTCATCGGAGCAGAGTTCTTATGTGGACGGGATCCCTGTTCGCCCTGGGAAACGTCGCGGTTCCAG CATTGTCCAGAGCCGTGTTACCCCAAACATGGTCCTTTTCGCTCTTCAACAATTCGCTGATATTTGACTCGTGgagaatatttttgttgatCTGCGCACTGCCGCCGTTTCTGGGATTCGTGACGATGTGGAGCTTTCCGGAGAGTCCAAAATTCCTCATGACGAAGGGGAAATCGGAGGAGGCTCTCAAAGTATTTCGAAGAATGTATTCGATGAACACTGGAAAGCCGGAGGACGCTTATCCG GTGAAAGTTTTGCGAATAGAGACCGTCGGCAAGCCTCAAACGCCGTTAGAACCAGTGGACAGATCATCTCGTGATGGATTGCGGAGAAGTTTTTGTCCCACGAAATTCCTCCTCCCAACACCGTATCTCTTCCCTCTGTTTATCATCAATGTGATTATTTTCGCCAGCATGACTGG GATGCAGGTAATGAAATCGTGGCTGCCCCAGCTAATCGTTATTCTAAACAACTTTGACCCCGAGGAGTCGGAAGACTCTCCCATCGTGCCGACAATATGTGAAAAACTTAACGTTCAAGCCATCGAGACTTTTGGTACTCAGGCGGCTCTTGCTCTTGGCAATACAACCGTGACTTGTATTTCG atGATTGTTTCAACCGCAGTTTATACTAATGCTACTATCATTGCCGCCTCCGCAGTTACAAGCTCCTTCTTAGTTGGGATCATCGTCAACAAGGTCGGAAAGAAAAGCATTTTGT TGTGCTTCGTGCTCGCGACATTCCTGTCAAAATATTCAGGAAAACTATCATAG
- the LOC124416010 gene encoding synaptic vesicle glycoprotein 2B-like isoform X1, translating to MALIVDQTRYHVVSTAERENESAEAAVDFETAVSATGYGLFNVLLLMASIPAGWTTVFDTSTTAFIMPSAECELDLSLFRKGLLAASTYAGMICIAVVWGFIADHIGRKYLLLFGLISDAICNVFGSAAQSYYVYLSFKFASGIIVGGPYAILMTYIAEFHGECHRSRVLMWTGSLFALGNVAVPALSRAVLPQTWSFSLFNNSLIFDSWRIFLLICALPPFLGFVTMWSFPESPKFLMTKGKSEEALKVFRRMYSMNTGKPEDAYPVKVLRIETVGKPQTPLEPVDRSSRDGLRRSFCPTKFLLPTPYLFPLFIINVIIFASMTGMQVMKSWLPQLIVILNNFDPEESEDSPIVPTICEKLNVQAIETFGTQAALALGNTTVTCISMIVSTAVYTNATIIAASAVTSSFLVGIIVNKVGKKSILLVSLVSGGLCYLGLNFSPSTTIFLILCSAIIALTGISTNAITSMIIEVVPTTLRATAVSVTLMTGRFGALTGNLLFPILLNVSCDAPFYYIGGFLMLCFVLATFLSKYSGKLS from the exons ATGGCTCTGATCGTTGACCAGACTCGTTATCACGTGGTATCGACTGCCGAACGCG AAAACGAGAGCGCGGAAGCTGCGGTAGACTTTGAAACTGCGGTATCGGCAACTG gATATGGACTGTTCAACGTGCTTCTCCTGATGGCATCGATTCCGGCAGGGTGGACAACGGTCTTCGACACTTCGACCACCGCATTTATCATGCCATCGGCAGAGTGTGAGCTTGACCTAAGCCTGTTTCGAAAGGGGCTATTGGCCGCCAGTACTTACGCAG GAATGATATGCATCGCTGTTGTGTGGGGCTTTATAGCGGATCATATAGGAAGAAAGTACCTTTTGCTCTTCGGCCTGATATCAGACGCGATATGCAACGTCTTCGGCAGTGCCGCACAGAGTTACTACGTTTACTTGTCGTTCAAATTCGCCAGTGGAATAAT CGTTGGCGGTCCTTATGCTATCCTGATGACGTACATCGCTGAATTTCATGGCGAATGTCATCGGAGCAGAGTTCTTATGTGGACGGGATCCCTGTTCGCCCTGGGAAACGTCGCGGTTCCAG CATTGTCCAGAGCCGTGTTACCCCAAACATGGTCCTTTTCGCTCTTCAACAATTCGCTGATATTTGACTCGTGgagaatatttttgttgatCTGCGCACTGCCGCCGTTTCTGGGATTCGTGACGATGTGGAGCTTTCCGGAGAGTCCAAAATTCCTCATGACGAAGGGGAAATCGGAGGAGGCTCTCAAAGTATTTCGAAGAATGTATTCGATGAACACTGGAAAGCCGGAGGACGCTTATCCG GTGAAAGTTTTGCGAATAGAGACCGTCGGCAAGCCTCAAACGCCGTTAGAACCAGTGGACAGATCATCTCGTGATGGATTGCGGAGAAGTTTTTGTCCCACGAAATTCCTCCTCCCAACACCGTATCTCTTCCCTCTGTTTATCATCAATGTGATTATTTTCGCCAGCATGACTGG GATGCAGGTAATGAAATCGTGGCTGCCCCAGCTAATCGTTATTCTAAACAACTTTGACCCCGAGGAGTCGGAAGACTCTCCCATCGTGCCGACAATATGTGAAAAACTTAACGTTCAAGCCATCGAGACTTTTGGTACTCAGGCGGCTCTTGCTCTTGGCAATACAACCGTGACTTGTATTTCG atGATTGTTTCAACCGCAGTTTATACTAATGCTACTATCATTGCCGCCTCCGCAGTTACAAGCTCCTTCTTAGTTGGGATCATCGTCAACAAGGTCGGAAAGAAAAGCATTTTGT TGGTCTCTCTGGTATCTGGAGGATTGTGCTATCTGGGCTTGAACTTCTCACCATCGACGACAATATTCCTCATACTATGTTCGGCGATTATCGCACTTACGGGGATATCGACGAACGCGATAACCTCGATGATAATCGAAGTTGTCCCCACGACTCTGAG AGCTACAGCTGTAAGCGTCACCCTGATGACGGGCAGATTTGGAGCGTTGACGGGAAATTTATTGTTTCCGATACTTCTAAATGTATCCTGCGACGCTCCCTTCTACTACATCGGTGGATTTCTCATGT TGTGCTTCGTGCTCGCGACATTCCTGTCAAAATATTCAGGAAAACTATCATAG
- the LOC124416010 gene encoding synaptic vesicle glycoprotein 2B-like isoform X3 has product MALIVDQTRYHVVSTAERENESAEAAVDFETAVSATGYGLFNVLLLMASIPAGWTTVFDTSTTAFIMPSAECELDLSLFRKGLLAASTYAADHIGRKYLLLFGLISDAICNVFGSAAQSYYVYLSFKFASGIIVGGPYAILMTYIAEFHGECHRSRVLMWTGSLFALGNVAVPALSRAVLPQTWSFSLFNNSLIFDSWRIFLLICALPPFLGFVTMWSFPESPKFLMTKGKSEEALKVFRRMYSMNTGKPEDAYPVKVLRIETVGKPQTPLEPVDRSSRDGLRRSFCPTKFLLPTPYLFPLFIINVIIFASMTGMQVMKSWLPQLIVILNNFDPEESEDSPIVPTICEKLNVQAIETFGTQAALALGNTTVTCISMIVSTAVYTNATIIAASAVTSSFLVGIIVNKVGKKSILLVSLVSGGLCYLGLNFSPSTTIFLILCSAIIALTGISTNAITSMIIEVVPTTLRATAVSVTLMTGRFGALTGNLLFPILLNVSCDAPFYYIGGFLMLCFVLATFLSKYSGKLS; this is encoded by the exons ATGGCTCTGATCGTTGACCAGACTCGTTATCACGTGGTATCGACTGCCGAACGCG AAAACGAGAGCGCGGAAGCTGCGGTAGACTTTGAAACTGCGGTATCGGCAACTG gATATGGACTGTTCAACGTGCTTCTCCTGATGGCATCGATTCCGGCAGGGTGGACAACGGTCTTCGACACTTCGACCACCGCATTTATCATGCCATCGGCAGAGTGTGAGCTTGACCTAAGCCTGTTTCGAAAGGGGCTATTGGCCGCCAGTACTTACGCAG CGGATCATATAGGAAGAAAGTACCTTTTGCTCTTCGGCCTGATATCAGACGCGATATGCAACGTCTTCGGCAGTGCCGCACAGAGTTACTACGTTTACTTGTCGTTCAAATTCGCCAGTGGAATAAT CGTTGGCGGTCCTTATGCTATCCTGATGACGTACATCGCTGAATTTCATGGCGAATGTCATCGGAGCAGAGTTCTTATGTGGACGGGATCCCTGTTCGCCCTGGGAAACGTCGCGGTTCCAG CATTGTCCAGAGCCGTGTTACCCCAAACATGGTCCTTTTCGCTCTTCAACAATTCGCTGATATTTGACTCGTGgagaatatttttgttgatCTGCGCACTGCCGCCGTTTCTGGGATTCGTGACGATGTGGAGCTTTCCGGAGAGTCCAAAATTCCTCATGACGAAGGGGAAATCGGAGGAGGCTCTCAAAGTATTTCGAAGAATGTATTCGATGAACACTGGAAAGCCGGAGGACGCTTATCCG GTGAAAGTTTTGCGAATAGAGACCGTCGGCAAGCCTCAAACGCCGTTAGAACCAGTGGACAGATCATCTCGTGATGGATTGCGGAGAAGTTTTTGTCCCACGAAATTCCTCCTCCCAACACCGTATCTCTTCCCTCTGTTTATCATCAATGTGATTATTTTCGCCAGCATGACTGG GATGCAGGTAATGAAATCGTGGCTGCCCCAGCTAATCGTTATTCTAAACAACTTTGACCCCGAGGAGTCGGAAGACTCTCCCATCGTGCCGACAATATGTGAAAAACTTAACGTTCAAGCCATCGAGACTTTTGGTACTCAGGCGGCTCTTGCTCTTGGCAATACAACCGTGACTTGTATTTCG atGATTGTTTCAACCGCAGTTTATACTAATGCTACTATCATTGCCGCCTCCGCAGTTACAAGCTCCTTCTTAGTTGGGATCATCGTCAACAAGGTCGGAAAGAAAAGCATTTTGT TGGTCTCTCTGGTATCTGGAGGATTGTGCTATCTGGGCTTGAACTTCTCACCATCGACGACAATATTCCTCATACTATGTTCGGCGATTATCGCACTTACGGGGATATCGACGAACGCGATAACCTCGATGATAATCGAAGTTGTCCCCACGACTCTGAG AGCTACAGCTGTAAGCGTCACCCTGATGACGGGCAGATTTGGAGCGTTGACGGGAAATTTATTGTTTCCGATACTTCTAAATGTATCCTGCGACGCTCCCTTCTACTACATCGGTGGATTTCTCATGT TGTGCTTCGTGCTCGCGACATTCCTGTCAAAATATTCAGGAAAACTATCATAG